The Mumia flava sequence TGCACCGACCCGCTCCGGCGCGTACAGCGCCACCGAGACACCTCAGACGCCCGCCCCTCCGCCCACGACGCCCACGACGCCGGTCCAGCACGGGCAGCCGCAGCGCGGCGTCGCCGTGATCCCGTCCTCGTCGTTCAAGTCCGGTCGCTTCGGCCGGATGTTCCGGCACCTGCCGGTCTTCGAGCACACCGCCGCCGACATGGCCGCGCTGGCCCAGCGGATGGTGGAGCCCGCCGGCCCGCCGGCCGCCGAGAACCCCGACATCCCGTCGGGCTACACCTACTTCGGCCAGTTCGTCGACCACGACATCACCTTCGACCCGGTCTCGAGCCTCGCCCGCCAGAACGATCCCGACGCGCTGCACAACTTCCGTACACCGCGCTTCGACCTCGACTCGGTGTACGGGCGGGGCCCGGGCGACCAGCCCTACCTGTACGACCAGTCCGGGGCGGTCACGAAGATGCTCCTCGGGGAGGACGTCGGGGTGGTGCCGGGCGTCACCAGCGGCGCCGGCCCCGACCTGCCGCGCAACGCGCCACGCCAGCGCCACGGCGAGGAGGTGTTCTTCGGCCGCGCGCTGATCGGAGACCCGCGCAACGACGAGAACACGCTCGTGTCCCAGCTGCACCTGACCATGCTGCAGTTCCACAACCGGGTCGCCGACGTGGTGGCCGCGACGACGCCGCTGACGGGTGACGACGCGTTCAAGGAGACGCAGCGTCTCGTGCGCTGGCACTACCAGTGGGTCGTCGTGCACGACTGGCTGCGCCGGATCGTCGGGCAGGCGGTCATCGACGACATCCTCCAGGAGCAGAGCTGGGTCGCCGACGCGGCCGGAAGCACGATCTCGCTCGTGAAGCCGACGTTCCGGTTCTACGACCCCAGCCACGACGCGTACATCCCGGTGGAGT is a genomic window containing:
- a CDS encoding peroxidase family protein; translated protein: MTAPTRSGAYSATETPQTPAPPPTTPTTPVQHGQPQRGVAVIPSSSFKSGRFGRMFRHLPVFEHTAADMAALAQRMVEPAGPPAAENPDIPSGYTYFGQFVDHDITFDPVSSLARQNDPDALHNFRTPRFDLDSVYGRGPGDQPYLYDQSGAVTKMLLGEDVGVVPGVTSGAGPDLPRNAPRQRHGEEVFFGRALIGDPRNDENTLVSQLHLTMLQFHNRVADVVAATTPLTGDDAFKETQRLVRWHYQWVVVHDWLRRIVGQAVIDDILQEQSWVADAAGSTISLVKPTFRFYDPSHDAYIPVEFSVAAYRFGHSMIRGRYHINDFVRDQRGAANPIPIFGPEVPPDELENLNGFRRLPPQWAVEWKFLVDMPGADTSPAASLPIDTQLARPLADLPASVAAHPPHALAERNLQRGVALGLPAGSTVARAMGVEPLDASALGITDLSDDVQMHPPLWFYILKEAEVLAEGKRLGPVGGRIVAEVLLGMLAHDPLSYLGVEPNWRPMAPMARDDGSFDLPQLIRFAKET